A window of Mytilus edulis chromosome 10, xbMytEdul2.2, whole genome shotgun sequence contains these coding sequences:
- the LOC139492143 gene encoding dynein light chain Tctex-type 5-B-like, translating to MAAVSKRKPSFAKLAISATEKLTTRRMTLTARNLQLPGDTSDTKQEEKPKIKMENTFKMIPDEDKRFSTAKAKKEIHNIFQNYLGDMAYDSARCSELCLDLSVLVKNKMKELAFPRYKFICNVIMGQCNEQGLETASRSIWDPKTDNFTYYVYNNSSLYAIGIVHAVYFE from the coding sequence ATGGCTGCCGTGTCCAAAAGAAAACCATCATTTGCCAAACTGGCAATTTCTGCCACTGAAAAACTGACAACCAGAAGGATGACACTAACCGCTAGAAATCTTCAACTTCCGGGAGACACGTCCGACACAAAACAAGAAGAAAAACCAAAGATCAAAATGGAAAACACTTTTAAAATGATCCCCGATGAAGACAAGAGATTCTCTACAGCCAAAGCAAAAAAAGAAATtcacaatatttttcaaaattatcttGGTGATATGGCCTACGACTCCGCACGATGCTCAGAACTATGTTTAGACCTGTCCGTACTAGTGAAAAATAAGATGAAGGAACTGGCTTTCCCGCGCTATAAATTTATCTGTAATGTTATAATGGGACAATGTAACGAACAGGGTCTAGAAACCGCCAGTCGATCTATCTGGGACCCCAAAACGGATAATTTTACGTATTATGTGTACAATAATTCATCTTTGTATGCAATTGGAATAGTCCATGCAGTGTATTTTGAGTAA
- the LOC139492307 gene encoding dynein light chain Tctex-type 5-like: MSDSVSTESKKESVNFLDDSESSSNSKLLKTPTMSMRNRRRSSFVKLTASQTEMLRHRRMTRAGLSDLAEEKPDDKPKVKLENTFKMDPDDGTKFATCKVKSEIYKTFENYLGDIKYDPERCSKLCLDLSVLVKNQVKSLGFPRYKIISNVIIGQCKDQGLETASRSVWDPKHDSFAYVVYKNTSLFAIGIVHGVYFE; the protein is encoded by the exons ATGTCAGATTCAGTCAGT acGGAGTCAAAAAAGGAATCTGTCAACTTCCTTGATGATTCCGAATCATCTTCCAACAGCAAGCTTCTCAAGACTCCAACCATGAGCATGCGTAATAGAAGACGTTCTTCTTTTGTGAAACTTACGGCATCTCAAACAGAAATGCTGCGTCATCGGCGAATGACGAGAGCCGGACTCTCAGATCTAGCAGAGGAAAAACCAGACGACAAGCCAAAAGTTAAATTGGAAAATACTTTCAAAATGGATCCTGATGATGGTACAAAATTTGCGACTTGTAAGGTCAAATCAGAAATTTATAAGACCTTTGAAAATTACCTAGGCGACATCAAATATGACCCTGAAAGATGTTCAAAACTGTGTTTGGATTTGTCAGTTCTTGTGAAAAATCAAGTGAAATCTTTGGGTTTCCCGCGCTACAAAATAATAAGTAATGTGATTATAGGACAGTGTAAAGACCAGGGACTAGAAACAGCCAGTCGTTCCGTATGGGATCCAAAACACGACAGTTTTGCTTACGTTGTATACAAAAACACTTCTTTGTTCGCCATAGGTATTGTACATggagtttattttgaataa
- the LOC139493121 gene encoding AP-4 complex subunit beta-1-like: protein MAVIGDVSAVLKTLKELNNSTDLLYIRTILSKVMSLHAKGFDVREALPKIVKLLANQDLVVKKALYNILITYSFSDPDVILLATNTLLQECSDSNPMVRGLAIKTICTFNHETFLEYGIRSAVIGLKDSSAYVRRTAVLGCGQLNFRSKGVCHEHGIVDQLYRCIRDHDPVVMVNSIVVLEEILAKEGGIVLNKNIAHFILGKIETLTPWGVLYCFQILQKYQPKAENEIFDILNILDPYLTHNNNSVAVHCFELFLHFVKEFPSLKTEVIKRCFDNIVNVIKSGNAEVVFCVIEFFEKYTNESGQILSVHYKMFKCKQKDPAYLKVKKIDFMRNLLNEGNVSDILDEIQLHSTDSNEAVSLSALQIIAVVQQTYPDTSEKCCAIFTQLLKSNISHVITNCLRVMQKIDLSKSDNCAEFLSMLCHSLQFIKDDSGRCAMLTLLGNYGNIYEDAPPYVLEDFIEDAENFSTEVKVHLLYCCMKMFFHYPGICQHMLGRVFEICFSDNDECLQNIAVYYYSLLQTNIEDAKHVIMNCKNGHSSDKNPSQDNKL from the exons ATGGCTGTCATTGGAGATGTTtccgctgtattgaagaccttaAAAGAATTAAACAACTCAACTGATCTACTTTATATCAGGACTATTTTATCTAAG GTGATGTCACTTCATGCAAAAGGTTTTGATGTCAGAGAAGCATTACCAAAGATCGTCAAGCTTCTAGCCAACCAAGATTTAGTTGTCAAGAAAGCTCTTTATAACATTCTGATAACATACTCCTTCAGTGATCCTGATGTAATTCTATTGGCTACGAATACTTTACTACAGGAATGttcagacagcaacccaatggTTCGTGGACTCGCAATCAAAACAATATGTACATTTAACCATGAAACTTTTCTAGAATATGGAATAAGAAGTGCTGTGATAGGTCTGAAAGATAGTAGTGCCTACGTAAGACGAACAGCTGTGTTAGGATGTGGACAGTTAAATTTCCGATCAAAAGGAGTCTGTCATGAGCATGGCATAGTGGATCAGTTGTACAGGTGTATACGTGACCATGACCCTGTTGTTATGGTAAATTCAATTGTCGTTCTGGAAGAAATTCTAGCTAAAGAAGGTGGAATAGTACTTAATAAAAACATAGCTCATTTTATTTTGGGGAAGATAGAAACATTAACACCATGGGGAGTCTTATactgttttcaaattttacaaaagtatCAACCCAAAGCAGAGAATGAAATCTTTGACATATTGAATATATTAgacccgtatttaacacataataaCAACAGTGTAGCAGTACACTGTTTTGAActgtttttacattttgttaaagAATTTCCATCTTTAAAAACAGAAGTAATTAAAAGGTGTTTTGATAATATTGTAAATGTTATTAAATCAGGAAATGCAGAAGTCGTTTTCTGTGTTATAGAATTCTTTGAAAAGTATACGAATGAATCGGGTCAGATTTTAAGCGTacattataaaatgtttaaatgtaaacaaaaagatCCTGCATACCTGAAAGTAAAGAAGATTGATTTTATGAGAAATCTTTTAAATGAGGGAAATGTGTCAGATATTTTAGATGAAATACAACTCCATTCTACTGATTCTAACGAGGCTGTATCACTCAGTGCATTACAAATAATAGCTGTTGTACAACAGACATACCCTGACACCTCAGAGAAATGTTGCGCTATTTTCACTCAACTTCTCAAATCCAATATCAGTCATGTGATCACAAATTGTCTCCGTGTGATGCAAAAAATAGACCTATCAAAATCAGACAATTGTGCTGAGTTTTTATCAATGTTGTGTCAtagtttacaatttataaaagatgaTAGCGGTAGGTGTGCAATGTTAACTCTTCTTGGTAACTATGGTAACATTTATGAAGATGCTCCTCCTTATGTTCTGGAAGATTTTATAGAAGATGCTGAAAACTTTTCTACTGAGGTCAAAGTTCATCTTTTATATTGTTGTATGAAAATGTTTTTCCATTATCCAGGCATTTGCCAGCACATGCTTGGTAgagtttttgaaatttgtttttctgATAATGATGAGTGTTTACAAAATATAGCTGTATACTATTATAGTTTGTTACAAACCAACATTGAAGATGCTAAACATGTCATAATGAATTGTAAAAACGGTCATAGTTCTGATAAAAATCCATCACAGGATAATAAATTGTAA